One stretch of Armigeres subalbatus isolate Guangzhou_Male chromosome 2, GZ_Asu_2, whole genome shotgun sequence DNA includes these proteins:
- the LOC134212258 gene encoding mitochondrial Rho GTPase isoform X2, translating to MVAWSASHRRHVRILLVGDQGVGKTSLILSLVSEEFPEDVPTKAEEITIPADVTPEQVPTNIVDYSATEQPDEALAEEIQKAHVVCIVYSVECDESLDRITTHWLPVIREYSGEQRKPVVLVGNKIDLIDYSTIDHVLSIMEDFPEVESCVECSAKTLHNISEMFYYAQKAVLHPTAPLYIMEEQDLTDACKKALIRIFKVCDIDGDGLLNDYELNHFQRRCFNAPLQPQVLDEVKAVLMKNTPDGIRNDSVTLKGFLFLHCLFIQRGRNETTWAVLRRFGYNENLEMSSDYLHPTVKIPPGSSTELSHRGQQFLISLFERSDRDGDNALSPEEFRVVFSACPCPPFSTDIKRTVPTNENGWPTLHGWMCRWTLMTLVDLNKTLEYLAYLGFNVHENESQLAAIHITRERRIDLAKKQNSRSVYMCHVIGPKGSGKTAFCRAFLAEDMRKLTDKDIRGTNQFAINTVQVYGQEKYLALRDIDVRQVLDPLQPSEVNCDVACLVYDINDPKSFEYIARIYIKYFAESKIPVLIVGAKADMEEIRQEYLLQSPDFCHKYKLLPPQYFSIKHNKKDIYTKLATMAAFPHLKQFNLMSSDPLLWWKAGLGIAAATIVGFFVVKAFHGSSSHAR from the exons ATGGTGGCATGGTCTGCATCACATCGGCGGCATGTACGGATTCTACTTGTGGGGGATCAGGGCGTAGGGAAGACGTCCCTAATCCTTTCGCTCGTTAGTGAAGAGTTTCCGGAAGATGTGCCCACTAAAGCAGAGGAGATTACTATCCCGGCTGATGTCACGCCGGAACAGGTTCCAACCAACATCGTGGATTATTCTG CTACCGAACAACCGGATGAAGCCCTGGCGGAAGAAATTCAGAAAGCGCATGTCGTTTGTATAGTCTACTCGGTGGAGTGCGATGAATCATTGGATAGAATTACCACGCACTGGCTCCCTGTGATCCGGGAGTATTCCGGTGAGCAGCGTAAACCCGTCGTActcgttggaaataaaattgATCTCATCGATTACTCAACAATAGAC CATGTCTTGTCGATTATGGAGGACTTCCCAGAAGTGGAAAGTTGCGTGGAGTGCTCCGCGAAAACATTGCACAATATCTCGGAAATGTTCTACTACGCACAAAAGGCGGTTCTTCATCCGACAGCACCACTATATATCATGGAGGAACAAGAT CTAACCGATGCTTGCAAGAAAGCTTTGATACGGATATTCAAAGTGTGCGACATTGATGGGGATGGTCTGCTGAACGACTACGAACTGAATCATTTTCAACGCCGGTGTTTCAATGCGCCACTGCAGCCTCAGGTCCTGGATGAAGTGAAAGCCGTTTTAATGAAAAATACCCCAGATGGAATTCGTAATGATTCAGTAACACTAAAGGGCTTCCTCTTTCTTCATTGCCTATTCATCCAACGCGGACGTAACGAAACGACTTGGGCTGTATTGCGTAGATTTGGTTACAACGAGAACTTGGAAATGAGCTCAGATTATCTTCATCCAACCGTAAAAATCCCGCCAGGCAGCAGCACCGAACTATCCCATCGTGGTCAGCAATTTTTGATCTCGTTATTCGAGAGAAGCGATCGTGATGGCGACAATGCACTTTCCCCGGAGGAGTTCCGTGTTGTGTTCAGCGCCTGCCCTTGCCCACCATTTTCAACCGATATCAAGCGAACCGTCCCGACCAATGAAAATGGTTGGCCAACGCTACATGGGTGGATGTGTCGATGGACACTGATGACGCTAGTCGATTTGAATAAAACTCTGGAATACTTGGCCTATCTAGGTTTCAACGTACATGAAAACGAGTCCCAGTTGGCGGCAATACACATTACCCGAGAGCGGAGAATAGATTTGGCTAAGAAACAGAATAGTCGATCCGTTTACATGTGTCACGTGATTGGTCCCAAAGGGTCTGGCAAAACAGCATTCTGTCGAGCATTCTTAGCTGAAGATATGAGA AAATTGACAGACAAAGATATACGAGGTACGAACCAGTTTGCCATCAACACCGTTCAGGTTTACGGGCAGGAAAAATATCTGGCTCTGCGAGACATTGACGTTCGCCAAGTGCTGGACCCGTTGCAACCGAGCGAAGTTAATTGCGACGTGGCCTGCCTGGTGTACGATATCAATGATCCGAAATCATTCGAATATATCGCGCGGATATACATCAAGTACTTTGCCGAGAGTAAGATTCCTGTTCTGATAGTCGGTGCCAAGGCAGATATGGAGGAAATTCGGCAGGAGTATCTGCTGCAGTCGCCGGATTTCTGCCACAAGTATAAACTACTGCCACCGCAGTACTTCAGCATCAAACACAACAAAAAGGACATCTACACGAAGCTGGCGACGATGGCTGCATTTCC